From Centropristis striata isolate RG_2023a ecotype Rhode Island chromosome 16, C.striata_1.0, whole genome shotgun sequence, a single genomic window includes:
- the ctsl.1 gene encoding cathepsin L.1, which translates to MKLLLVAAALAVASCATISLEDLEFHAWKLKFGRSYSSPVEEAQRREIWLSNRRLVLVHNIMADQGIKSYRLGMTYFADMENEEYKRLISQGCLGSFNASLPRGGSTFFRLPQGVDLPNTVDWRDKGYVTDIKDQKQCGSCWAFSATGSLEGQNFKKTGKLTSLSEQQLVDCSGDYGNMGCMGGLMDQAFSYIKANKGIDTEESYPYEAEDGQCRFNPNTIGATCTGYVDVTQGDEDALKEAVATIGPVSVGIDASHASFQLYESGVYDEPGCSSTDLDHGVLAVGYNSDNGRDYWLVKNSWGVGWGNKGYIWMTRNRNNQCGIATAASYPLV; encoded by the exons atgaagctgctgctggttgCTGCTGCTCTGGCCGTGGCCAGCTGTGCCACAATCTCTCTGGAAGACCTGGAGTTCCACGCATGGAAACTCAAGTTTG GAAGGTCCTACAGCTCTCCAGTGGAGGAGGCTCAGCGCAGGGAGATCTGGCTCAGCAACCGCAGACTGGTGCTGGTGCACAACATCATGGCCGATCAGGGCATCAAGTCCTACCGCCTGGGCATGACCTACTTTGCTGACATG GAAAATGAAGAGTACAAGCGGCTGATCTCTCAGGGCTGCCTGGGCTCCTTCAACGCTTCTCTGCCTCGCGGCGGTTCTACTTTCTTCCGTCTGCCCCAAGGAGTTGATCTGCCCAACACTGTTGACTGGAGGGACAAGGGCTACGTCACTGACATCAAGGATCAGAAGCAGTGTGGATCCTGCTGGGCCTTCAGCGCC ACTGGTTCACTGGAGGGTCAGAACTTCAAGAAGACAGGGAAGCTGACGTCTCTGAGCGAGCAGCAGCTGGTTGACTGCTCTGGTGACTATGGAAACATGGGCTGCATGGGAGGCCTGATGGACCAGGCCTTCAGCTACATCAAAGCCAACAAGGGGATCGACACAGAGGAATCCTACCCTTATGAGGCAGAG GATGGCCAGTGCCGTTTCAACCCTAACACCATTGGTGCCACATGCACAGGCTACGTTGATGTGACACAGGGTGATGAAGATGCCCTGAAGGAGGCTGTGGCCACCATCGGACCTGTGTCCGTGGGCATCGATGCTTCCCACGCGTCCTTCCAGCTCTACGAATCAG GTGTGTATGATGAGccaggctgcagcagcacagaTCTGGACCACGGAGTCCTGGCTGTGGGTTACAACTCTGACAATGGACGTGACTACTGGCTGGTCAAGAACAG ctggGGTGTGGGTTGGGGGAACAAGGGATACATCTGGATGACCAGGAACAGAAACAACCAGTGTGGCATTGCTACTGCAGCCAGCTACCCCCTGGTCTGA